From the Lepus europaeus isolate LE1 chromosome 12, mLepTim1.pri, whole genome shotgun sequence genome, one window contains:
- the LOC133771196 gene encoding olfactory receptor 2K2: MEGENFTMWSLFVLEGFSQYPRLEIVLFVFSLVMYLITLLGNSTLILITFIDSRLKTPMYLFLGNLSFVDVCYTSASIPALLVNLLSSPKTIIFFGCAVQMYLSLAMGSTECVLLAVMAYDRYVAICNPLRYPIVMNRQVCVQMAAISWVTGCLTALLEASFALQMPLCGNLIDHFTCEILAVLKLACVSSLLMDVVMLVISILLLPIPMLFICVSYVFILSTILRISSAGGRNKAFSTCGAHLMVVILFYGAALSMYLKPSSSNSKEIDKVISLLYGVLTPMLNPIIYSLRNKEVKDAMKKMLGKMPLHQTHECL; the protein is encoded by the coding sequence atggaaggagaaaatttCACCATGTGGAGTTTGTTTGTCCTGGAGGGATTTTCCCAGTATCCAAGGCTAGAGATTGTTCTCTTTGTCTTTAGCCTTGTAATGTATCTGATAACCCTCCTGGGGAATAGCACACTTATTTTAATCACTTTCATAGATTCGCGCCTTAAAACACCCATGTACTTGTTCCTGGGAAATCTCTCCTTCGTGGATGTCTGTTACACATCTGCTTCGATTCCTGCTTTGCTGGTGAACTTGCTGTCATCCCCGAAGACCATTATCTTTTTTGGGTGTGCTGTCCAGATGTATCTGTCCCTTGCCATGGGCTCCACAGAGTGTGTGCTGCTGGCGGTGATGGCATATGACCGTTATGTGGCCATTTGCAACCCACTGAGATACCCCATCGTCATGAACAGGCAGGTCTGTGTGCAGATGGCCGCCATTTCCTGGGTGACAGGCTGTCTGACTGCCCTGCTGGAAGCCAGTTTTGCCCTGCAGATGCCGCTCTGTGGGAATCTCATTGACCACTTCACATGTGAAATTCTGGCAGTTCTGAAGTTAGCTTGCGTGAGTTCATTGCTCATGGACGTGGTCATGCTAGTGATCAGCATTCTCCTCCTGCCCATTCCAATGCTTTTTATCTGTGTCTCTTATGTCTTCATCCTTTCTACTATTCTGAGGATCAGTTCAGCAGGAGGAAGAAACAAAGCTTTTTCTACCTGTGGTGCCCACTTGATGGtggtgattttattttatggGGCTGCTCTTTCCATGTACCTAAAGCCTTCTTCATCAAACTCAAAAGAAATTGATAAAGTCATCTCATTGCTTTATGGAGTGCTTACCCCTATGTTGAACCCCATAATTTACAGTTTAAGAAACAAAGAAGTCAAAGatgctatgaaaaaaatgctgGGCAAAATGCCATTGCATCAAACACATGAATGTCTGTGA